In Oleiharenicola lentus, the following are encoded in one genomic region:
- a CDS encoding transporter substrate-binding domain-containing protein: MIYPKQPYYRVLFACLLLAGAGAMGGAEPPGESRVLRVGVLTDNYPYSFRDSDGKVKGFAYDVVDGVVEVMGLKVERIEGNTQQIYARFERGELDILQSLAQMPEREAVADFSVPYLNMVGTIFVHKDDQRVLRVEDLRGRRVGVHRSSLGEMLLRQSGLGDSIVYVESVQAALEQVNNGQIDATLASRLTGLSLARREGWKNIKALQIEVPGYDVRYCVAVREGDHRLLAQVNEGLAILVRTGRFDEYYRKWFSHVEPSRYTLEQVLMAVAVGLALALLVVLWAAARQRRLRRQIARQAAELRAGEERYRSLFEGTPDGLLVLETAATSGAVVVVQANPSARRLLQTGSGPAPGARLHHVLSADATLADRLTAASRQGEATEFEHEKPGAAGWWRVSVSPLGSRFLVSLRDISEQTQARLRLQRQEERMRHSQKIEAIGTLAGGIAHDFNNLLTAIIGNTQLSLMNLPPDHPEVASLEQVLKAGRRAQQLVKQILTFSRRSEASRQAVKISPLIEEVMGFLRAVARGTVEFAHRTGPVDTEILADPAQVHQVLMNIGTNALQAMRGTQGRLLFTEEEVVLEAGTPLQPDLKPGRYLRIGVADTGPGMSREVVDRIFEPFFTTKPMGEGTGLGLSVVHGIMQQHDGAVTVTSELGRGTLFQLYFPLATARPAPAATETRPAAVQLGQGQSILLVDDDASIVETVRKVLQRLGYTVSAHLRAEDALAEFEAAPDRFALVLSDLTMPGVNGLQLAARVRARRPRSPLVLVSGYWPESDLAEARRLQVSATLHKPLSYESIGRIVADHVARA; encoded by the coding sequence ATGATCTACCCCAAGCAGCCGTATTACCGGGTGCTGTTCGCCTGCCTGTTGCTGGCGGGGGCGGGGGCCATGGGCGGGGCGGAGCCGCCCGGGGAATCGCGCGTGCTGCGGGTGGGCGTGCTGACCGACAACTATCCCTATTCTTTTCGCGACTCGGACGGCAAGGTGAAGGGCTTCGCCTACGATGTGGTGGACGGCGTGGTGGAGGTGATGGGACTGAAGGTTGAGCGCATCGAGGGCAACACCCAGCAAATCTACGCTCGGTTTGAGCGCGGCGAGCTGGATATCCTGCAAAGCCTGGCGCAAATGCCGGAGCGGGAAGCCGTGGCCGATTTTTCCGTCCCTTACCTGAACATGGTCGGCACCATTTTCGTGCACAAGGACGACCAGCGCGTGTTGCGGGTGGAGGACTTGCGCGGGCGGCGGGTGGGGGTCCATCGCAGCAGCCTGGGCGAGATGTTGCTGCGACAGTCCGGACTGGGCGACTCGATCGTGTATGTTGAATCCGTGCAGGCGGCCCTGGAGCAGGTGAACAACGGCCAGATTGACGCCACGCTGGCGAGCCGGCTGACCGGGCTCTCACTGGCGCGCCGCGAAGGCTGGAAGAACATCAAGGCGCTGCAGATCGAGGTGCCGGGCTATGATGTGCGCTATTGCGTGGCGGTGCGCGAGGGCGACCACCGGTTGCTGGCCCAGGTCAACGAGGGCCTGGCCATTCTGGTGCGCACGGGGCGTTTCGATGAATACTACCGGAAGTGGTTTTCGCACGTGGAGCCGTCGCGTTACACGCTCGAACAAGTGCTCATGGCCGTGGCCGTGGGCCTGGCGCTGGCCTTGCTGGTGGTGTTGTGGGCGGCCGCGAGGCAACGCCGGCTGCGCCGGCAGATCGCCCGGCAGGCGGCGGAGCTGCGGGCCGGCGAGGAGCGCTACCGGAGCCTCTTCGAGGGCACACCTGACGGCCTGCTGGTCCTGGAAACCGCCGCGACCTCCGGCGCCGTGGTCGTGGTGCAGGCCAATCCATCCGCGCGCCGGCTGCTCCAGACCGGCAGCGGTCCCGCCCCCGGGGCGCGGTTGCACCATGTGCTGTCCGCGGATGCGACGCTGGCCGACCGCCTCACCGCCGCCTCGCGGCAGGGCGAGGCCACGGAGTTTGAGCATGAGAAGCCGGGCGCCGCCGGCTGGTGGCGTGTGTCCGTGAGCCCGCTTGGATCGCGGTTTCTCGTTTCCCTGCGCGACATCAGCGAGCAGACGCAGGCGCGGCTCCGTTTGCAGCGGCAGGAAGAACGCATGCGGCATTCGCAGAAGATCGAGGCGATCGGCACGCTGGCGGGGGGCATTGCGCACGATTTCAACAACCTGCTGACCGCGATCATCGGCAACACGCAGCTGAGCCTGATGAACCTGCCGCCCGACCACCCCGAGGTGGCGTCGCTGGAGCAGGTGCTCAAGGCCGGGCGCCGGGCCCAGCAGCTGGTGAAGCAGATCCTCACCTTTTCGCGCCGTTCCGAGGCCAGCCGGCAGGCGGTGAAAATCAGCCCGCTGATCGAGGAGGTCATGGGCTTCCTGCGCGCCGTGGCCCGGGGCACCGTGGAGTTCGCCCACCGCACCGGCCCGGTCGACACAGAAATCCTCGCCGACCCGGCGCAGGTCCACCAGGTGCTGATGAACATCGGCACCAACGCCCTGCAGGCGATGCGCGGCACGCAGGGGCGTCTGCTGTTCACCGAGGAAGAGGTCGTGCTCGAGGCGGGCACACCCTTGCAGCCCGACCTGAAGCCGGGCCGCTACCTGCGGATTGGCGTGGCCGACACCGGTCCCGGCATGAGCCGGGAGGTGGTGGACCGCATCTTCGAGCCCTTTTTCACCACCAAGCCGATGGGCGAGGGCACCGGCCTCGGCCTGTCGGTCGTACATGGCATCATGCAGCAGCACGACGGTGCCGTCACGGTCACCAGCGAGCTGGGGCGCGGCACGCTGTTTCAGCTCTATTTCCCGTTGGCGACGGCCCGGCCGGCGCCGGCCGCCACCGAGACCCGGCCGGCCGCCGTGCAGCTTGGCCAGGGGCAATCAATCCTGTTGGTGGATGATGACGCCTCGATCGTCGAAACGGTGCGCAAGGTGCTGCAGCGGCTGGGTTACACGGTCAGTGCACACCTGCGGGCGGAGGATGCACTGGCGGAATTCGAGGCCGCGCCGGACCGCTTCGCCCTCGTGCTGAGCGACCTCACGATGCCCGGCGTCAACGGCCTCCAGCTGGCCGCCCGCGTGCGGGCGCGGCGTCCGCGGAGTCCGCTCGTGCTGGTCAGCGGTTACTGGCCGGAAAGCGACCTGGCCGAGGCCCGCCGGTTGCAGGTATCCGCCACGCTGCACAAGCCGCTCTCCTACGAGAGCATCGGCCGCATCGTCGCGGATCACGTGGCCCGGGCGTGA
- a CDS encoding 3-keto-disaccharide hydrolase, with translation MKSNIPIPEIVISLLLVGPLLCAAPPAGAGLGTPAPSGAEILFDGTRRMLDEKWTYWEGPRFASALPIKWRLVDDPVDAGQVLQTHDPAAAGGKYGAADIITKKTYRDFRLHVEFLVNHPGGNSGVYLQNRYEIQICDGDRTRHGMGAVINETESPYAHYRGLGRWNSYDLLFRAARFEAGRRVQPALVTLYFNGVKVHVNQPINQVWGGPNSGLDGGNDGGKGITDGPGPLKLQGEGHDVRYRNLWIQELDLAEPETDF, from the coding sequence ATGAAATCAAACATCCCGATCCCAGAAATCGTTATCAGTTTGTTGCTCGTTGGCCCCCTGTTGTGCGCCGCGCCGCCCGCGGGAGCGGGCCTGGGAACGCCGGCACCGTCCGGCGCCGAGATCCTGTTCGATGGCACGCGCCGCATGCTTGATGAAAAATGGACCTATTGGGAGGGGCCGCGTTTCGCCTCGGCGCTGCCCATCAAGTGGCGCCTGGTGGACGATCCGGTGGACGCCGGGCAGGTGCTGCAGACCCATGATCCGGCGGCGGCGGGCGGCAAGTATGGCGCCGCGGACATCATCACGAAGAAAACCTACCGGGACTTCCGCCTGCACGTGGAGTTTCTGGTCAACCATCCCGGCGGCAACAGCGGAGTCTATCTGCAGAATCGCTATGAGATCCAGATCTGCGACGGCGATCGCACCCGCCACGGCATGGGCGCGGTGATCAACGAGACGGAGTCACCCTACGCTCACTACCGCGGACTCGGCCGCTGGAATTCCTACGACCTGTTGTTCCGTGCCGCCCGGTTCGAGGCGGGTCGCCGCGTGCAGCCCGCGCTGGTGACGCTGTATTTCAACGGGGTGAAGGTGCACGTGAACCAGCCGATCAACCAGGTGTGGGGTGGGCCCAACTCCGGCCTCGATGGCGGCAACGATGGCGGTAAGGGTATCACCGATGGGCCCGGTCCGCTGAAGCTACAGGGCGAGGGCCATGATGTCCGTTACCGCAACCTCTGGATTCAGGAGCTGGATCTGGCCGAGCCGGAAACGGATTTTTGA
- a CDS encoding XylR family transcriptional regulator codes for MIAPVAPKNRPSPVGLQRCVLVVAHPVWEESAPRLLHGIALYQREHTPWEVHWDNLGQSLSDANWFKRQPWDGVISRHTNALQVEACRRLGIPLVDVNNADALAGVPNIVLDNFAVGQLGGEHFIDRGFRDFAFCGFGNEAWSCERRDGFRDAISTFGRSSTVFDRDYPGTYTGGCTPQWQAEEIDHIARWLLTLPKPVGIMCCNDFRALQVLHAARHASLRVPEDIAVLGANDDEARCELANPPLSSVATNHLRSGYLAAEALDRLMQQRPLDGLSLVVEPIEVIARQSTDLLAVADRKVATAARFIRQKACEGLTVDEVCRHAGIARTQLEEKFRKYFGRSPNSEIRRVQLMRIRQLLQETDLPLDAISELTGFKHPEYLIVFFKRATGESPGRFRRKMRFQARLAEPVSCTPRSSAPSAISSPASSSASRSAPASSARP; via the coding sequence GTGATCGCCCCTGTTGCCCCCAAGAATCGGCCGTCCCCGGTCGGACTCCAGCGCTGCGTGCTGGTGGTCGCCCACCCCGTCTGGGAAGAATCCGCCCCCCGCCTGCTCCACGGCATCGCGCTCTACCAGCGCGAGCACACCCCGTGGGAGGTGCACTGGGACAACCTCGGCCAGTCGCTCTCCGATGCCAACTGGTTCAAGCGCCAGCCATGGGACGGCGTGATCAGCCGCCACACCAACGCCCTCCAGGTCGAGGCCTGCCGCCGGCTCGGCATCCCGCTCGTGGACGTCAACAATGCCGATGCCCTGGCCGGCGTGCCCAATATCGTGCTCGACAACTTCGCCGTCGGCCAGCTCGGCGGCGAGCACTTCATCGACCGCGGCTTCCGCGACTTCGCCTTCTGCGGCTTCGGCAACGAGGCCTGGTCCTGCGAGCGCCGCGACGGTTTCCGCGACGCCATCAGCACCTTCGGCCGCTCTTCCACCGTCTTCGACCGCGACTATCCCGGCACCTACACCGGCGGCTGCACGCCCCAGTGGCAGGCCGAGGAGATTGACCACATCGCCCGCTGGCTGCTGACCCTGCCCAAGCCGGTCGGCATCATGTGCTGCAATGATTTTCGCGCCCTGCAGGTGCTGCACGCCGCGCGGCACGCGAGCCTCCGCGTCCCGGAGGACATCGCCGTGCTCGGGGCCAACGACGACGAGGCCCGCTGCGAGCTCGCCAATCCGCCGCTCTCCAGCGTGGCCACCAACCACCTGCGCTCCGGCTACCTGGCGGCCGAGGCCCTCGACCGCCTCATGCAACAGCGCCCGCTCGACGGCCTCAGCCTCGTGGTCGAGCCCATCGAGGTCATCGCGCGCCAATCCACCGACCTGCTGGCCGTCGCCGACCGCAAGGTGGCCACGGCCGCGCGCTTCATCCGCCAGAAAGCCTGCGAAGGCCTGACGGTGGACGAGGTCTGCCGCCACGCCGGCATCGCCCGGACCCAGCTGGAGGAGAAGTTCCGCAAGTATTTCGGCCGGTCCCCCAACAGCGAAATCCGCCGCGTGCAGCTGATGCGCATCCGGCAGCTGCTCCAGGAGACCGACCTGCCGCTTGACGCCATCTCCGAGCTCACCGGCTTCAAGCATCCCGAATACCTCATCGTCTTCTTCAAGCGGGCCACCGGCGAATCCCCGGGGCGCTTCCGCCGCAAGATGCGCTTCCAGGCCCGCCTCGCCGAACCCGTCTCATGTACGCCCCGCTCTTCCGCCCCTTCCGCTATCTCATCGCCGGCCTCCTCCTCAGCCTCGCGGTCGGCCCCGGCCTCCTCGGCGAGACCATGA